The following proteins are encoded in a genomic region of Gimesia algae:
- a CDS encoding NAD-dependent epimerase/dehydratase family protein, whose protein sequence is MNQPMNKKPVLLITGAEGLIGSRLVNAFSEDYEVVAFDLEPLPAEQDQHQADWIPCDLTDDAQVARALLTLKQRHGDRIASVIHLAAYYDFSGEPSPLYQDLTVEGTRRLLRGLQEFKVEQFVFSSSLLVQASSEDGQPIRETSPVNAEWDYPKSKLAAEEVIRKEARDIPAVILRLAGVYDEDCHSIPIAQQIARLYEKQLESYFFPGDITCGQSFLHLDDLVACFQTTVERRINLPLHSLFIIGEEDLMSYEELQDKLGLYLHGDQWPAIRIPKVAAKAGAWIKDQMSDAEDAPFIKPWMIDLADQNYPVSVQRAREVLEWEPRHQLRNTLPEMTERLKSDPERWYQINGLPVPQELEQQDSTGVRK, encoded by the coding sequence ATGAATCAACCAATGAACAAAAAGCCCGTACTATTAATCACAGGGGCCGAAGGACTGATCGGTTCTCGGCTGGTTAATGCGTTTTCAGAAGATTATGAAGTTGTCGCCTTCGATCTGGAACCGCTTCCGGCTGAACAGGATCAGCATCAGGCAGACTGGATTCCCTGTGACCTGACAGATGATGCTCAAGTCGCCCGCGCACTGCTCACTCTCAAGCAAAGACACGGCGATCGCATTGCCAGTGTCATTCACCTGGCAGCCTACTATGATTTTTCTGGTGAACCGAGCCCCCTGTATCAGGACCTGACCGTAGAAGGAACCAGACGATTACTACGCGGACTTCAGGAGTTTAAGGTGGAGCAGTTCGTATTTTCCAGTTCTCTGCTCGTTCAGGCTTCTTCTGAAGATGGTCAGCCAATCCGGGAAACGTCTCCTGTCAATGCAGAATGGGATTATCCAAAGTCCAAACTGGCGGCGGAAGAAGTCATCCGGAAAGAAGCCCGTGACATCCCGGCAGTGATCCTGCGTCTGGCGGGCGTCTATGATGAGGACTGCCACTCGATTCCCATCGCTCAGCAGATTGCCCGTTTATATGAAAAACAACTGGAAAGCTACTTTTTCCCCGGTGATATCACCTGTGGACAGTCATTTCTGCATCTGGATGACCTGGTGGCCTGTTTTCAGACAACAGTTGAACGGAGAATCAATCTGCCTCTGCACAGCCTGTTCATCATCGGCGAAGAAGATCTGATGAGTTACGAAGAACTACAGGATAAGCTGGGGCTGTATCTGCATGGTGATCAGTGGCCCGCCATTCGGATTCCGAAGGTGGCCGCCAAAGCCGGAGCCTGGATCAAAGATCAGATGTCCGACGCAGAAGATGCGCCTTTCATCAAACCCTGGATGATCGATCTGGCAGATCAGAACTATCCGGTCAGCGTGCAACGCGCACGCGAGGTATTGGAATGGGAGCCTCGACATCAGCTCCGCAATACCCTTCCGGAAATGACCGAACGCCTGAAATCTGATCCGGAACGCTGGTATCAAATCAACGGTTTACCTGTTCCTCAAGAACTCGAACAACAGGACTCAACGGGAGTCCGAAAATGA
- a CDS encoding vitamin K epoxide reductase family protein yields the protein MSQATLKGYPAEQADLNVTVSPFRYNPSAWSQRLPICILALVAFVLATHMALFQWHLIESPWDPVFGDQTRRVLESDVALMMHRWFGIPDAALGALAYLGDAIFGLAGSTRRWQYRPWLVILFGIDVIPLGLVSVILVICQGTIVGQWCFLCLMTALISLILVVMAYDEVYASVKLLYLVWKRTHDKQLLWSVLWGQPSEIADEIASEMVGAASTPEKGNI from the coding sequence ATGAGTCAGGCCACGCTCAAAGGCTACCCGGCGGAACAAGCGGATCTGAACGTCACTGTTTCGCCGTTTCGATATAATCCCTCAGCGTGGTCTCAAAGGCTGCCGATTTGCATTCTGGCGCTCGTCGCATTTGTGCTGGCGACGCACATGGCTTTATTTCAATGGCATCTGATAGAGTCACCCTGGGATCCGGTCTTTGGCGATCAGACGCGTCGCGTGCTGGAATCAGATGTGGCCCTGATGATGCATCGCTGGTTCGGCATTCCCGATGCCGCGCTGGGCGCATTAGCCTATCTGGGTGATGCGATCTTTGGTCTGGCTGGCTCGACCCGTCGCTGGCAGTATCGCCCCTGGCTGGTCATCCTGTTTGGAATCGACGTGATTCCGCTCGGGCTGGTCAGCGTGATACTGGTTATCTGCCAGGGGACCATCGTGGGACAGTGGTGCTTTCTCTGTCTGATGACAGCGTTGATTTCGCTGATTCTGGTGGTGATGGCCTACGACGAAGTTTATGCTTCTGTCAAACTGCTGTATCTGGTCTGGAAACGAACGCATGACAAGCAATTACTCTGGTCGGTTCTGTGGGGACAGCCTTCAGAAATCGCAGACGAAATCGCCAGTGAAATGGTGGGTGCTGCCTCAACGCCTGAGAAAGGAAACATCTAA
- a CDS encoding SPW repeat domain-containing protein, with the protein MWSRVVEFMLGCWLAISPFVFGHAESQSMLWFMDWLCALLIISFALLSYWQPLRHIHLATAFLAVLMIGYGRFAQPAQLIPAEHVIPALQNHILTGLLLLMFALVPNHASQPPQGWYRESHN; encoded by the coding sequence ATGTGGTCGCGCGTCGTGGAATTCATGCTGGGATGCTGGCTGGCAATCAGCCCGTTTGTTTTCGGTCATGCTGAGTCACAAAGCATGCTCTGGTTTATGGACTGGCTTTGTGCGCTATTGATCATTTCCTTTGCGCTGCTCTCGTACTGGCAGCCCTTGCGTCACATCCATCTGGCAACCGCGTTCCTGGCGGTGCTGATGATCGGTTATGGCCGATTTGCCCAACCAGCGCAATTAATACCGGCAGAACATGTAATACCAGCTTTGCAGAATCATATTCTGACCGGACTGTTACTGCTGATGTTCGCGCTGGTCCCCAACCATGCCAGTCAACCGCCACAAGGATGGTATCGCGAGTCGCACAACTGA
- a CDS encoding Glu/Leu/Phe/Val family dehydrogenase, translating to MESAISPFLHPALDRLGVSDEMRHLMITPYREVKFGLPLVCHEGGLKLYTGFRVQHNHSRGPFKGGLRFHPDVDLAHFRDLASVMTWKCALVDIPFGGAKGGINCNPHELNSSELEVLTKRFVDRLDEMLGPDRDIPAPDMGTSPREMAWIMEAHSKDHGYEPGIVTGKPIQLGGSPGRLAATGRGVALVTCWACENLGIEVQGARIAIQGFGNVGSHAANFLHDFGAKVVAISNRHSGFYQGDGLDIPGIIKSRNESDDDLTLQQIDFAAGEISNEELLALDVDILIPAAVEATIHQNNVDQLRARLIVEAANLPVTAEADATLQERGIPVIPDLLANAGGVTVSYLEWVQNRQRYSWTESEVNNKLESTLHNAWKQLTESAKSTGSSRREAAYTIGTQRVKEAIELRGF from the coding sequence ATGGAATCAGCTATCAGCCCGTTTCTACACCCGGCCCTGGATCGCCTGGGAGTCAGTGATGAAATGCGGCACCTGATGATCACCCCTTATCGCGAGGTCAAATTTGGACTGCCCCTGGTCTGTCATGAAGGAGGCTTGAAACTCTACACCGGTTTTCGCGTGCAGCATAATCACAGTCGCGGTCCTTTTAAGGGGGGACTGCGATTTCACCCGGATGTCGACCTGGCTCACTTTCGAGATCTGGCTTCTGTGATGACCTGGAAGTGTGCGCTGGTTGATATTCCCTTCGGCGGTGCCAAAGGAGGAATCAATTGCAACCCTCATGAGTTGAACAGTTCTGAGTTGGAAGTTCTTACCAAACGGTTTGTGGATCGATTAGATGAAATGCTGGGGCCAGATCGGGATATCCCTGCCCCTGATATGGGAACCAGTCCCCGGGAAATGGCCTGGATCATGGAAGCACATTCTAAGGATCATGGTTACGAGCCAGGAATTGTCACCGGAAAACCAATACAGTTGGGAGGCTCCCCCGGTCGACTGGCAGCAACGGGACGGGGAGTCGCGTTGGTGACATGCTGGGCCTGTGAAAATCTGGGGATCGAAGTGCAGGGCGCACGTATCGCCATTCAGGGTTTTGGCAATGTAGGCAGTCATGCTGCGAATTTTCTACATGACTTCGGTGCAAAAGTGGTCGCCATCAGTAATCGACATAGTGGCTTCTACCAGGGTGACGGCCTGGATATTCCCGGTATCATCAAATCAAGAAATGAATCTGACGACGATCTTACACTACAGCAGATCGACTTCGCTGCCGGAGAAATTTCTAACGAAGAACTCCTCGCTTTGGATGTTGATATTCTGATTCCCGCTGCTGTCGAAGCAACCATCCATCAGAACAATGTCGACCAGCTTCGCGCTCGATTGATAGTAGAAGCAGCCAATCTCCCCGTCACGGCTGAAGCCGACGCCACCCTGCAGGAACGAGGCATTCCTGTCATTCCGGATCTGCTGGCGAATGCGGGAGGAGTGACCGTCTCTTATCTGGAGTGGGTTCAGAATCGACAGCGCTACAGTTGGACAGAAAGCGAAGTGAATAACAAACTGGAATCAACGTTGCACAATGCCTGGAAACAGTTGACTGAATCAGCGAAGTCAACGGGCAGCAGCAGACGGGAAGCGGCCTACACTATCGGGACGCAACGCGTCAAAGAAGCGATTGAACTGCGCGGATTTTGA
- a CDS encoding sodium:calcium antiporter yields MSLLDLSQNSIWLNLVLFTLFAAGVWYAGSKLSLYVDLIADRTGIGQAFAGALLLGGATSLPELATTISASASGAAELAGNNLLGGVALQIAVLAGMDIVCLRNRPLTFFSPKAALLLQGVFLILMLSLVIMILMTGELITLAGVGMWSMMLVVIYGFGLWSFHRYEGDPRWKPAGELEEPPESNRDLKDAHQAEYQSVSTGTLVLWFSLAACGVLFSGYLVARTGEVLSEQTGLGQSLIGATLVALATSLPEVSTTWSAIRFGAYSMAVANILGTNVLEVVLFLPADIAYRDGSIIEAMDPSASFLAALGIVLTSIYLWGILERRDRTILGMGYDSALVLLFYFGGMGLYYSLSL; encoded by the coding sequence ATGTCATTACTTGATCTCTCACAAAATTCGATCTGGCTGAATCTGGTACTCTTTACCCTGTTTGCGGCGGGTGTCTGGTACGCGGGGTCAAAATTAAGTCTTTACGTGGATCTGATTGCCGATCGAACTGGAATTGGTCAAGCGTTTGCAGGCGCACTGCTGCTGGGGGGAGCGACCAGTCTGCCGGAACTGGCAACGACCATTTCCGCCAGTGCATCCGGCGCCGCTGAGTTGGCTGGCAACAACCTGCTGGGGGGAGTCGCTTTGCAGATCGCTGTGCTCGCCGGTATGGATATCGTCTGTCTGCGAAACCGACCGTTGACTTTTTTTTCACCCAAAGCAGCGTTGTTGCTGCAGGGAGTTTTTCTGATCCTGATGCTAAGCCTGGTCATCATGATTCTGATGACCGGCGAATTAATCACACTGGCAGGGGTCGGGATGTGGTCTATGATGCTGGTTGTGATCTATGGCTTCGGGCTCTGGTCGTTTCATCGGTATGAAGGGGATCCCCGCTGGAAACCAGCGGGGGAACTGGAAGAACCCCCCGAGTCCAATCGGGATCTCAAAGACGCGCATCAGGCAGAATACCAGTCGGTATCGACGGGTACCCTGGTTCTCTGGTTTTCTCTGGCAGCTTGTGGAGTTCTGTTTTCAGGCTATCTGGTGGCTCGAACCGGAGAAGTGCTGTCAGAGCAGACGGGTCTGGGACAGAGCCTGATTGGAGCCACACTGGTGGCATTAGCGACGAGTCTGCCTGAAGTGAGTACGACCTGGTCTGCGATTCGCTTTGGTGCTTACAGTATGGCAGTTGCAAATATTCTGGGAACGAATGTGCTGGAAGTGGTACTCTTCCTGCCGGCGGATATTGCCTATCGTGATGGTTCTATTATCGAAGCCATGGATCCCTCTGCCAGTTTTCTGGCTGCGCTCGGGATCGTACTTACCAGTATTTATCTCTGGGGGATTCTGGAACGCCGCGATCGCACGATTCTGGGTATGGGATATGATTCAGCCCTGGTGCTGTTGTTTTACTTTGGGGGAATGGGTTTGTATTACTCGTTATCACTCTGA
- a CDS encoding rhodanese-like domain-containing protein, translated as MHQITTTELRGKMQRNEKGILVNTLPQESFEKQHIPNSINIPQDQDHFVSQVEQAAGSKDQAVVVYCANEHCNSSTQAAQKLEAAGFTNVFDYEGGAESWREAGEQLVAGA; from the coding sequence ATGCATCAAATAACAACCACAGAGTTACGTGGAAAAATGCAACGAAACGAAAAAGGCATTCTGGTAAATACACTGCCTCAGGAATCTTTTGAGAAGCAACATATTCCTAATTCCATTAATATCCCTCAGGATCAGGATCATTTTGTTTCTCAAGTAGAACAGGCGGCGGGCAGTAAAGATCAGGCTGTCGTAGTTTATTGCGCGAATGAGCACTGCAATTCATCAACACAGGCTGCTCAAAAGTTGGAAGCAGCCGGCTTCACCAACGTCTTTGACTATGAAGGGGGAGCAGAGTCTTGGCGAGAAGCCGGTGAGCAGCTTGTCGCAGGTGCGTAG
- a CDS encoding pyridoxamine 5'-phosphate oxidase family protein, translated as MDQNVSDSGERQKSIETLREMIRDIHIAMLTTRSEDGGLRSRPMITAKHEFEGQLWFFTHADDPKVGEIIKQNAVNLAYADPERDCYISITGQAELVRDQQKIELLWTDELEQWFPQGFADPKLALICVNVSEAEYWDANQNQLRGILQELFFETEQEVKHDRLKWSDATS; from the coding sequence ATGGATCAGAATGTTAGTGATTCAGGCGAACGACAGAAATCGATCGAGACCCTGCGTGAGATGATTCGCGATATTCATATCGCAATGCTGACGACTCGATCGGAGGACGGTGGCTTAAGGAGCCGCCCTATGATTACAGCAAAACATGAATTTGAAGGACAGCTCTGGTTTTTTACTCACGCGGACGATCCCAAAGTCGGCGAGATTATAAAACAGAACGCGGTCAACCTGGCTTATGCAGACCCGGAGCGAGATTGCTATATCTCCATTACGGGACAGGCGGAGCTGGTGCGCGATCAACAAAAAATTGAGTTACTCTGGACAGATGAGTTGGAGCAGTGGTTTCCCCAGGGCTTCGCAGATCCGAAGCTGGCATTGATCTGTGTGAATGTCTCGGAAGCCGAGTACTGGGATGCGAACCAAAATCAACTCAGGGGCATCTTACAGGAACTCTTTTTTGAAACGGAGCAGGAAGTCAAACATGATCGACTGAAGTGGAGCGATGCCACATCGTAA
- a CDS encoding Hsp20/alpha crystallin family protein, whose amino-acid sequence MSHLPWKPIRLRNLEQEIDQAFDQLIYGQWGLCPPSGNWQPEIDIFETLDFYLVEADVPGVDPDEIHVTVDQHSLTISGWRRSGCVEHSAQGVCIERRQGSFVRHIPLDQAVDPYHVKRENQAGILRLQIPKQKHRPPA is encoded by the coding sequence ATGTCGCATTTACCATGGAAGCCGATTCGCCTGCGAAATCTTGAACAGGAGATCGATCAGGCATTTGATCAACTGATTTATGGACAGTGGGGGTTATGCCCCCCCAGCGGAAACTGGCAACCAGAAATTGATATTTTTGAGACACTCGACTTTTATCTGGTGGAAGCCGATGTTCCCGGCGTCGATCCGGACGAAATTCATGTGACGGTGGATCAGCATTCCCTGACCATTTCCGGCTGGAGGCGATCCGGCTGCGTGGAGCATTCTGCCCAGGGAGTCTGCATCGAGCGTCGACAGGGGAGTTTTGTCCGTCACATCCCCCTCGACCAGGCTGTCGACCCTTATCACGTCAAACGGGAGAATCAGGCCGGCATTCTGCGTCTGCAAATCCCCAAACAGAAACACAGACCCCCTGCTTAA
- a CDS encoding Lon protease family protein, with amino-acid sequence MTEQTEFRELTSDEVTLKLDPKSFGFKSTQELEPLTEIVGQPRVLRALELGTGIRHPNYHIYLAGLVGTGRNELITHALRERILDDSIPDDWIYVNNFEEPDCPLAISLPTGQGILFRSEMEALIERLQESLPKAFKEEDFSNEKEKLRQIYRKRGEEVFDKLQNLASQHELTVQQMPNGEILFIPLKDNRPMTQKEIEQLTPEEMQELESHQDELVGMAGRVLQEQREIQRQLSVDVREVARRFAIQIVDPLVNELQQKFKIPKLKDWLARFKTHVISHLNLFRDLADMPPQAAAMLTGEGGLDPEQRFLDYRVNVVVDNSHLKEPPIIVEDAPNYRNLFGTIERVVDRAGRVITNFTRIKSGSLLKANGGYLIVNLMDALVEPFVWKELKRTLKNQSLEIQAQDQFSMFTVSALQPESIPLKVRLVAFGEPLIYHLLYLHDEDFREIFRVKADFNDEQDRDQETALIYGRLVRQLSEKEGLLPFKASAVAELIRVGSRLASHQKKVTSIFSHVGDVAREASFWASKDKKKVVQPEYVRQAMQERIFRSDMVAEKIRDLIADGTLLIQLEGTRISQINGLAVADLGDYAFGRPSRLTASVGVGAAGIINIERESRMSGNTYDKAMLILEGLLRNLYASEQPLTLTASIAMEQSYGGIDGDSASVAELLCLLSAIAEVPLRQDIAVTGSINQWGEVQAIGGVNEKIEGFFDVCHAYGLTGTQGVCIPASNVQNLVLRDDVVQAIQQGQFHVWAVSNLNQAIELFTGIPAGDASEKNSFHGLVLNRLTEIAQLLLEQKMTDTGRLLWIPGTPLDLPSDPRPPLPGQ; translated from the coding sequence ATGACCGAACAGACGGAATTCCGTGAACTGACCTCTGATGAAGTAACATTAAAACTGGATCCGAAATCGTTCGGTTTTAAATCGACACAGGAACTGGAGCCACTGACAGAAATTGTCGGACAGCCACGCGTCTTGAGGGCTCTGGAACTGGGAACAGGCATCAGGCATCCTAATTATCACATCTATCTTGCCGGACTCGTAGGCACAGGTCGAAACGAACTCATCACCCACGCCCTCCGCGAACGGATTCTGGATGATTCCATTCCGGATGACTGGATCTATGTGAATAACTTCGAAGAACCCGACTGCCCATTGGCCATCAGTCTGCCCACTGGTCAGGGGATACTGTTCCGCTCAGAAATGGAAGCGTTGATTGAACGACTTCAGGAATCCCTACCGAAAGCGTTCAAGGAAGAAGATTTCAGTAATGAAAAAGAAAAACTGCGGCAGATCTACCGCAAACGCGGGGAGGAGGTATTCGACAAACTTCAGAATCTGGCCAGCCAGCATGAATTGACCGTGCAGCAAATGCCCAATGGCGAGATCCTGTTTATTCCTCTTAAAGATAATCGCCCGATGACCCAAAAGGAAATTGAGCAGCTCACACCGGAAGAAATGCAGGAACTGGAAAGCCACCAGGACGAACTGGTGGGCATGGCGGGACGCGTCCTGCAGGAACAGCGGGAAATTCAGCGTCAACTCTCTGTCGATGTCAGGGAAGTGGCACGCCGTTTCGCGATCCAGATTGTCGACCCGCTGGTCAATGAACTCCAGCAGAAGTTCAAGATCCCCAAGCTCAAAGACTGGCTGGCGCGTTTCAAAACTCATGTAATCAGTCATTTGAATCTCTTCCGTGATCTCGCGGATATGCCTCCTCAGGCCGCAGCGATGCTCACGGGTGAAGGTGGACTGGATCCCGAACAGCGTTTCCTTGACTATCGTGTCAATGTGGTGGTCGATAACAGCCACTTAAAAGAACCCCCCATCATTGTGGAAGATGCGCCCAATTATCGTAATCTGTTTGGGACAATAGAACGCGTTGTCGATCGTGCCGGTCGCGTCATTACCAATTTCACACGGATTAAATCGGGCAGCCTGTTGAAAGCCAACGGGGGATATCTGATTGTCAATCTGATGGATGCTTTGGTGGAACCCTTCGTCTGGAAAGAACTGAAGCGGACTCTCAAAAATCAGTCACTGGAAATTCAGGCCCAGGACCAGTTTTCCATGTTTACCGTATCGGCACTGCAACCAGAGTCGATTCCCCTCAAAGTCCGCCTGGTCGCGTTTGGAGAACCGCTGATCTACCATCTGCTGTATCTGCATGATGAAGATTTTCGTGAAATATTCCGTGTGAAAGCAGACTTCAATGACGAACAGGACCGGGATCAGGAGACCGCACTGATTTATGGACGCCTGGTACGCCAGCTCTCGGAGAAAGAAGGACTGCTCCCCTTCAAGGCCTCCGCGGTAGCAGAACTGATTCGTGTCGGATCGAGGCTGGCCAGTCATCAGAAAAAAGTCACTTCCATCTTCAGTCATGTCGGGGACGTCGCCCGCGAAGCCAGCTTCTGGGCCAGCAAAGACAAGAAGAAAGTGGTGCAGCCGGAATACGTACGTCAGGCCATGCAGGAACGCATTTTTCGGTCTGATATGGTTGCTGAGAAAATACGGGACCTGATCGCAGACGGCACACTGCTGATACAGCTGGAAGGAACCCGGATCAGTCAGATCAACGGTCTGGCAGTGGCTGATCTGGGTGATTATGCATTCGGACGCCCTTCCCGACTCACAGCCAGTGTGGGGGTTGGCGCGGCGGGGATCATCAACATCGAACGCGAAAGCCGCATGAGTGGTAACACCTACGATAAAGCCATGCTGATTCTGGAAGGACTCTTACGCAACTTATACGCCAGCGAACAACCTTTGACACTCACAGCCAGCATCGCCATGGAACAAAGTTATGGCGGCATTGACGGTGACAGCGCGTCTGTCGCAGAACTACTCTGCCTGCTCAGTGCCATTGCCGAAGTGCCGCTGCGACAGGATATCGCTGTCACAGGCTCCATCAATCAATGGGGAGAAGTTCAAGCCATCGGTGGTGTGAATGAAAAAATTGAAGGCTTCTTCGATGTCTGTCATGCCTATGGTTTGACGGGCACACAAGGAGTTTGTATCCCCGCGTCCAATGTACAGAACCTGGTACTGCGTGATGATGTCGTGCAGGCAATCCAACAGGGTCAGTTTCATGTCTGGGCCGTTTCCAATCTCAACCAGGCAATCGAACTGTTTACCGGAATTCCCGCGGGAGACGCTTCTGAGAAAAACAGTTTTCACGGCCTGGTCCTGAATCGACTCACCGAAATCGCACAACTCCTGCTGGAACAGAAAATGACCGATACAGGTCGCCTGCTCTGGATCCCGGGCACTCCCCTCGACCTCCCCTCTGATCCACGGCCCCCCTTGCCAGGACAATAA
- a CDS encoding DUF1559 domain-containing protein: protein MLHPKPRKRGFTLIELLVVIAIIAILIALLLPAVQQAREAARRSTCKNNMKQLGLAMHNYNEIYTSLPIGTQTGSYPNWRVAILPYIDQANVYAQLTRANGYWAHSGFPGNTVLYSVRLPVYKCPSNPGGMTNITDFSLSKSNSDSSLQSMIIDYVGISGATPDPAGRTNVCTGDVLASSSSNCNSGMLIPYVSRRFRDCTDGTSNTILVAEQSGLVNGVQKSANALGAWHGWANATLSTWNAGTTLPMASGGYYYAAGSTTVRYPPNSYWKSGAPTQGASAYSANTILNSHHTGGVHGVLTDGSVRFISENVDMDTLRQLCVRDDGKVIGEY, encoded by the coding sequence ATGCTGCATCCAAAACCTCGAAAACGTGGCTTCACATTGATTGAATTGCTGGTGGTGATCGCCATCATCGCCATTCTGATCGCGCTGTTACTGCCTGCAGTGCAACAGGCGCGCGAAGCAGCCAGACGCTCCACCTGCAAAAACAATATGAAGCAGCTGGGACTGGCCATGCACAACTACAATGAAATCTACACTTCATTGCCAATTGGCACACAGACGGGGTCCTATCCCAACTGGCGTGTCGCTATCCTGCCTTACATTGACCAGGCCAATGTGTATGCTCAATTAACGAGAGCCAATGGCTACTGGGCGCACTCTGGTTTTCCCGGCAATACGGTTCTGTATTCCGTGAGGTTACCCGTTTATAAATGCCCTTCGAATCCAGGCGGAATGACCAATATTACGGACTTCAGTCTGTCAAAGAGCAATTCCGATTCCAGCCTGCAGAGTATGATCATTGACTACGTCGGCATCTCGGGCGCCACTCCCGATCCGGCTGGCCGTACAAATGTCTGTACGGGTGACGTACTGGCCAGCAGTTCCAGCAACTGCAACTCCGGCATGTTGATCCCTTATGTCAGCAGACGTTTTCGTGACTGTACCGACGGAACCTCCAACACGATACTTGTTGCTGAACAGTCCGGTCTGGTGAATGGAGTTCAGAAAAGTGCGAATGCACTGGGTGCCTGGCATGGCTGGGCCAATGCCACTCTGTCAACCTGGAACGCAGGCACCACTTTGCCAATGGCTTCAGGTGGGTACTACTATGCAGCCGGCAGTACAACAGTCCGCTACCCTCCCAACTCGTACTGGAAATCGGGTGCCCCGACTCAGGGTGCCAGTGCCTACTCGGCAAATACCATACTCAATTCGCATCATACTGGAGGAGTCCATGGGGTTCTGACTGACGGATCTGTTCGATTTATTTCCGAGAATGTCGATATGGATACTCTCAGACAACTCTGCGTCCGTGACGACGGAAAAGTGATTGGCGAGTATTAA